GCTAAAGAAGATGATTTTGAAAAGTTTGAAGACGAAATAGCGGAAATTGTGGAAAAGGCAGTTGCTTTTGCGGAGGATTCTCCAGAGCCAGAATTAGACGAAATTTATCAACATGTTCTTGTTTAATATTTAGGGTTTGAGGTTTTATTCTATGGCTATTCTAACGTTACGTGATGCATTAAATCAAGCATTGACAGAAGAAATGGAGCGCGATCCCAGTGTCTTTATTATGGGAGAAGAAGTTGCTCAATATGATGGCGCCTATAAGGTGACCAAAGGAATGCTTGCAAAATTTGGTCCTATGCGCGTGGTTGATGCTCCTATCTCGGAAGCGGGTTTTGCGGGGCTTGGTGTTGGTGCTGCAATGTGTGGTTTGCGTCCCGTTATTGAAATGATGACGTGGAATTTTGCAATCCAAGCATTTGATCAGATTATCAATCATGCTGCTAAAATGTATTATATGAGCGGTGGTCAGTATAAAGTGCCAATGGTCATTCGTGGTCCACACGGAGCTGCGCACATGCTTGGGGCACAACATAGTCAGTGTGTTGATCACATGCTTGTCAATTGTCCTGGACTTAAAATTGTGAGTACTGTTATTCCTGCAGATGCAAAAGGTTTGATGAAATCTGCTATCCGTGATGACAATACCGTACTCTTTTTAGAAAGTGAAATGATGTATGGACGTACTGGCGAAGTGCCAGACGGAGACTACACAATTCCTCTTGGAGTTGGTGATATCAAACGAGAA
This region of Spirobacillus cienkowskii genomic DNA includes:
- a CDS encoding pyruvate dehydrogenase complex E1 component subunit beta; the protein is MAILTLRDALNQALTEEMERDPSVFIMGEEVAQYDGAYKVTKGMLAKFGPMRVVDAPISEAGFAGLGVGAAMCGLRPVIEMMTWNFAIQAFDQIINHAAKMYYMSGGQYKVPMVIRGPHGAAHMLGAQHSQCVDHMLVNCPGLKIVSTVIPADAKGLMKSAIRDDNTVLFLESEMMYGRTGEVPDGDYTIPLGVGDIKREGSDVTLVAWNKMVYIAQKVAAELENEGIQVEIIDPRTLMPLDEELIFNSVRKTNRLVVLEEGWGVASFGCYIVDRVIKECFDYLDAPPERVTNLFVPMPYNERLEHEVMPTAERTIAAIKAVLYK